One genomic region from Sylvia atricapilla isolate bSylAtr1 chromosome 16, bSylAtr1.pri, whole genome shotgun sequence encodes:
- the TSHZ2 gene encoding teashirt homolog 2: MPRRKQQAPKRAAGYVQEEDLKEEEDIKEEEEDDDDNNSTAQLQGSNDTGTDEEHEVGPEQKGNFSFQNSPVSHISNQDAENESLLSDGSDHVADIKNICSREPQDPKGSAHPKAQSEAHDCMDKMTAVYANILSDSYWTGLGLGFKLSNSEKRSCDNRNGGNKADFDWHQDALSKSLQQNLPSRPVSKPNLFSSVQLYRQSSKMCGTVFTGASRFRCRQCSAAYDTLVELTVHMNETGHYQDDNHKKDKHRPTSYSKPRKRAFQDMDKEDAQKVLKCMFCGDSFDSLQDLSVHMIKTKHYQKVPLKEPVPTISSKMVTPAKKRVFDVNRPCSPDSTTGSFSDTFSPQKNVNLQLSSNNRYGYQNGASYTWQFEACKSQILKCMECGSSHDTLQQLTTHMMVTGHFLKVTSSASKKGKQLVLDPLAVEKMQSLSEAPASDSPVSKSSSKSSAECIGPASELKKESKKEKADDANKDEKAMKTEEYEDTLQKPLDPTMKYQYLREEDLEDGSKGGGDILKSLENTVTTAINKAQNGAPSWSAYPSIHAAYQLSEGAKPSLPVGSQVLQIRPTITNKLRPIAPKWKVMPLVPISANVSQCTQVKKEAEDKEEVQKDYAKEGVQAEPASLSQSEREPLLKAEASVEPKKTEPCPLKEEDKIKEDSGKEKPVLKEPPAASLSNGCAAANHSSELPCVNPLSALQSVLNNHLGKATEPLQPQSNCSPSSSTISMFHKPNLNMMEKPVLSPAPTPPKPASASRHYLFENNDQPIDLTKSKGKKAESAQAQSCTSPPQKHALSDIADMVKVLPKATTPKPAASSRIPSMKLEIDVRRFEDVSTEVSTLHKRKGRQSNWNPQHLLILQAQFASSLFQTSEGKYLLSDLGPQERMQISKFTGLSMTTISHWLANVKYQLRKTGGTKFLKNMDKGHPVFYCSDCASQFRTPSTYISHLESHLGFQMKDMNRLAVEQQTKVEQEISRVSVQRSPETIAGEEDTDSKFKCKLCCRTFASKHAVKLHLSKTHSKSPEHHSQFVAEVDEE; this comes from the coding sequence GTTATGTCCAAGAGGAAGATttaaaggaagaggaagatataaaggaggaggaagaagatgaCGATGACAACAACTccactgcccagctgcagggcagcaatGACACGGGCACGGATGAGGAGCACGAAGTGGGCCCTGAGCAGAAAGGGAACTTCAGTTTCCAGAACTCCCCTGTCAGCCACATTTCCAACCAGGACGCAGAGAACGAGTCGCTGCTGAGTGACGGCAGTGACCATGTGGCAGATATCAAAAACATCTGCTCCAGGGAGCCCCAGGACCCCAAAGGCAGCGCCCACCCCAAAGCCCAGAGCGAAGCACACGATTGCATGGATAAAATGACAGCAGTCTATGCCAACATCCTGTCGGACTCTTACTGGACGGGCTTGGGGCTGGGCTTCAAACTGTCCAACTCTGAAAAGAGGAGTTGCGACAACAGGAACGGAGGGAACAAAGCTGATTTCGATTGGCACCAAGACGCTCTGTCCAAGAGCTTGCAGCAGAATTTACCTTCCAGGCCTGTCTCCAAGCCCAACCTGTTCAGCTCGGTGCAGCTCTacaggcagagcagcaaaatGTGTGGGACTGTGTTCACGGGCGCCAGCCGGTTCCGCTGCCGGCAGTGCAGCGCTGCCTACGACACCTTGGTGGAACTCACGGTCCACATGAACGAGACGGGGCACTACCAGGATGACAACCACAAAAAGGACAAGCACAGACCTACCAGCTACTCCAAGCCCCGGAAAAGGGCGTTCCAGGACATGGACAAGGAAGATGCACAAAAAGTTCTGAAGTGTATGTTCTGTGGGGACTCTTTTGATTCCCTTCAAGATCTGAGCGTTCAtatgataaaaacaaaacattaccAAAAAGTGCCTTTGAAGGAGCCGGTACCAACCATTTCTTCAAAAATGGTCACTCCAGCCAAGAAACGTGTGTTTGATGTGAACAGGCCTTGCTCCCCCGACTCCACGACGGGGTCTTTCTCCGACACCTTCTCCCCTCAGAAGAACGTGAacctgcagctctcctccaACAACCGCTACGGGTACCAGAACGGGGCCAGCTACACCTGGCAGTTTGAGGCCTGCAAATCCCAGATTTTGAAGTGCATGGAATGTGGAAGCTCCCATGACACCTTGCAGCAGCTCACCACCCACATGATGGTCACTGGCCATTTCTTGAAAGTCACGAGTTCAGCTTCGAAGAAAGGAAAGCAACTTGTTCTGGATCCTTTAGCTGTGGAAAAAATGCAATCGCTGTCTGAAGCACCAGCCAGTGACAGCCCTGTTTCAAAATCATCTAGTAAATCATCTGCAGAATGCATAGGTCCTGCCTCTGAActtaaaaaggaaagtaaaaaagaaaaagctgatgaTGCAAACAAAGATGAGAAAGCAATGAAAACTGAGGAGTATGAAGACACTCTTCAGAAACCCCTGGATCCCACAATGAAATACCAGTACCTCCGAGAAGAAGATTTAGAAGATGGTTCCAAGGGTGGTGGGGACATTTTGAAGTCCTTGGAGAACACTGTCACGACAGCCATCAATAAGGCCCAGAATGGAGCTCCCAGCTGGAGTGCCTATCCCAGCATCCACGCAGCTTACCAGCTCTCTGAGGGAGCCAAACCATCCTTGCCTGTGGGATCCCAGGTGCTCCAAATCAGGCCAACCATCACCAATAAATTGAGGCCCATAGCACCCAAGTGGAAGGTGATGCCTCTGGTCCCTATCTCAGCAAACGTGAGCCAGTGCACTCAAGTGAAGAAGGAGGCTGAGGACAAGGAGGAGGTACAAAAGGACTATGCTAAGGAGGGAGTCCAGGCTGAGCCAGCCTCGCTCAGCCAGAGCGAGAGGGAGCCTCTCCTCAAAGCTGAAGCCTCTGTGGAGCCAAAAAAGACAGAACCGTGTCCCTTGAAAgaagaagacaaaattaaagaggacagtggaaaagaaaaaccagtcCTCAAGGAGCCACCAGCAGCTTCTCTCAGTAATGGTTGTGCTGCTGCCAACCATTCCTCGGAGCTGCCCTGTGTGAACCCCCTGAGCGCGCTGCAGTCAGTCCTGAACAATCACCTGGGCAAAGCCACGGAGCCCTTACAGCCACAGTCCaactgcagccccagctctaGCACAATCTCCATGTTCCACAAACCCAATCTCAATATGATGGAGAAGCCAGTTTTATCTCCTGCTCCGACCCCACCAAAGCCTGCCAGCGCATCCAGGCACTATCTGTTTGAAAACAACGATCAGCCTATTGACCTGACCAAATCCAAAGGCAAGAAAGCTGAGTCAGCTCAAGCACAATCTTGTACTTCTCCGCCTCAAAAGCACGCTCTGTCTGACATCGCCGACATGGTCAAAGTTCTTCCCAAAGCTACCACACCAAAACCTGCTGCATCCTCAAGGATCCCGTCCATGAAGTTGGAAATAGATGTCCGACGCTTCGAGGACGTCTCCACGGAAGTCTCCACTCTGCATAAAAGGAAGGGCAGGCAGTCAAACTGGAACCCTCAGCATCTGCTCATTTTGCAAGCTCAGTTTGCTTCCAGCCTCTTCCAGACATCTGAAGGTAAATATTTATTATCAGATCTAGGCCCACAGGAGCGCATGCAGATTTCCAAATTCACTGGACTGTCGATGACCACCATCAGCCACTGGTTGGCAAATGTCAAGTATCAGCTTAGGAAAACCGGAGGAACaaagtttttgaaaaacatGGACAAAGGACATCCAGTCTTTTATTGCAGCGACTGTGCATCTCAGTTCCGAACCCCCTCTACTTACATTAGCCACTTAGAATCCCACCTAGGTTTCCAAATGAAAGACATGAACAGgctggctgtggagcagcaaaCCAAGGTAGAGCAAGAAATCTCCAGAGTTTCAGTTCAAAGATCTCCTGAAACAATAGCTGGAGAAGAGGACACAGACTCTAAGTTCAAATGTAAGTTGTGCTGTCGGACATTTGCGAGCAAACATGCAGTAAAACTTCATCTaagcaaaacacacagcaaGTCACCAGAACACCATTCACAATTTGTAGCAGAAGTGGATGAAGAATAA